A single window of Flavobacterium sp. 140616W15 DNA harbors:
- a CDS encoding SusD/RagB family nutrient-binding outer membrane lipoprotein → MKKIFISLLSVMAFGLLTTTVSCSDGLEELNQDPYRPEIVKVPAYGIFNYANKSLLDETRSVFPSGRLALPWVQYSAQTTYTEEDRFQFRISSRDAYFQNLYFVARDYKTIIEANTNPETAPKNAAYGNNKNQIAAARVMLAYTFSVLADTYGDVPYYSYGNNDPDFQALQLDKNIETPKFASQLKIYTDILKELKESVAMLVMSEPVFTKGDYLFGGDAEKLKKFANSLRLRIATRVNGVVPGAAAHITEAIASGVMASNDDSVGLTYENNNVNPAPFYKGFYLENRSDFRVANTFIDLLKGKIGVFGIVDPRLQKYAAPITAGLLDIRDQAYAETNDLTKYAGMPYGLANDEVSTQKANTSVFSYNVLKKDYTEIIMEYAEVEFLLAENNGWSDTNYKNGIRASMERWGVDDAKINTYLAAVAAPSKENVLTQKYLALFMQPAEAWAEYRRTGFPSSLLKPGQKYPLNVPVGSKVEYTFVPLEPLTDLPTRLTYPTNSATLNSANYAEAAKNMGGDKLDSKLIWDKN, encoded by the coding sequence ATGAAAAAAATATTCATATCATTATTATCAGTTATGGCTTTTGGCCTACTGACAACTACCGTAAGCTGTAGTGACGGTTTAGAAGAATTAAACCAAGATCCCTACAGACCAGAGATCGTTAAAGTACCTGCTTATGGAATTTTCAATTACGCAAATAAGTCTTTACTAGACGAAACAAGAAGCGTTTTCCCATCAGGAAGATTAGCGTTGCCTTGGGTACAATATTCTGCTCAGACAACTTATACTGAAGAAGATAGATTCCAATTCAGAATTTCATCAAGAGATGCTTATTTCCAAAATTTGTACTTTGTTGCAAGAGATTACAAAACAATAATCGAAGCAAATACAAATCCTGAAACAGCTCCAAAAAACGCAGCTTATGGTAATAATAAAAATCAAATTGCAGCCGCTAGAGTAATGTTAGCTTATACATTTTCAGTATTAGCTGATACTTATGGAGATGTTCCTTATTATTCATACGGAAATAATGATCCAGATTTTCAAGCATTACAATTAGATAAAAATATTGAAACACCAAAATTTGCTTCGCAATTAAAAATCTACACAGATATCCTAAAAGAGTTAAAAGAATCTGTTGCGATGTTGGTTATGAGCGAGCCAGTTTTCACAAAAGGAGATTATCTTTTTGGCGGAGACGCTGAGAAACTTAAAAAATTCGCCAACTCTTTACGTTTACGTATAGCAACAAGAGTAAACGGAGTTGTACCTGGAGCTGCTGCTCATATCACAGAAGCAATAGCATCAGGGGTAATGGCAAGTAATGATGATAGCGTTGGTTTAACATATGAGAACAACAACGTAAACCCTGCTCCTTTCTACAAAGGATTCTATTTAGAAAACAGATCAGATTTTAGAGTTGCAAACACTTTTATTGATTTATTAAAAGGTAAAATTGGGGTTTTTGGAATTGTTGATCCAAGATTACAAAAATACGCAGCACCTATTACTGCTGGTTTATTAGACATTAGAGATCAAGCCTATGCAGAAACTAACGACTTAACAAAGTACGCAGGTATGCCTTATGGTCTTGCAAATGATGAAGTTTCAACACAGAAAGCTAACACTTCAGTTTTTAGTTATAATGTATTGAAAAAAGATTATACTGAAATCATAATGGAGTACGCAGAAGTAGAATTTTTACTTGCTGAAAATAATGGATGGAGTGATACTAATTACAAAAATGGTATTAGAGCGTCTATGGAACGTTGGGGTGTAGATGATGCTAAGATTAATACTTACTTAGCTGCTGTAGCTGCTCCAAGTAAAGAAAATGTATTGACTCAGAAATATCTTGCTTTGTTTATGCAACCAGCAGAAGCTTGGGCTGAATACAGAAGAACAGGTTTTCCATCTTCTTTATTAAAACCAGGACAAAAATATCCACTAAATGTTCCTGTGGGTTCAAAGGTTGAATATACTTTTGTTCCATTAGAACCACTAACAGATTTGCCTACTCGTTTAACATACCCTACTAACTCAGCTACTCTAAATAGTGCAAACTATGCCGAAGCTGCTAAAAACATGGGTGGTGACAAACTAGATTCAAAATTAATCTGGGATAAAAACTAG
- the rlmB gene encoding 23S rRNA (guanosine(2251)-2'-O)-methyltransferase RlmB has protein sequence MEKEHQIFGIRAIIEAIQAGKEVDKVFIQKEISGELMKDLMKVMKRANINFSYVPVEKLNRLTPNNHQGAVATISPIGFIDIEHLVESTLESGLKPLFLILDQISDARNFGAIIRTAECTGVNGIIVQKAGSAPVNGDTVKTSAGAVFNVPICKVEHIKDAVFYLQGSGIKTVAATEKTDKNIYDLSLNEPLAIIMGSEDRGINPSVLKIVDEKAKLPMFGTIGSLNVSVACGAFLYEAVRQRS, from the coding sequence ATGGAAAAAGAACATCAAATATTTGGGATTAGAGCTATCATAGAAGCAATCCAAGCTGGTAAAGAAGTAGACAAAGTATTCATCCAAAAAGAAATTTCTGGTGAATTAATGAAAGATTTAATGAAAGTGATGAAACGCGCTAATATTAATTTTTCTTATGTACCTGTTGAAAAACTAAATCGCTTAACTCCAAATAACCATCAAGGCGCTGTCGCAACCATATCTCCAATTGGTTTTATCGACATAGAGCATCTAGTAGAATCGACTCTAGAATCTGGGTTAAAACCATTATTCCTGATATTAGATCAAATATCTGATGCTAGAAATTTTGGTGCCATTATTAGAACTGCAGAATGTACTGGAGTAAACGGAATCATTGTTCAAAAAGCGGGTTCTGCTCCTGTAAATGGAGATACCGTTAAAACATCGGCTGGTGCCGTTTTTAATGTTCCAATATGCAAAGTAGAACACATTAAAGATGCTGTATTTTACCTTCAAGGATCCGGAATAAAAACCGTTGCCGCAACTGAAAAAACAGATAAAAACATTTACGATTTATCACTAAACGAACCTTTGGCAATTATCATGGGATCTGAAGACAGAGGCATTAACCCTTCTGTTCTTAAAATTGTTGATGAAAAAGCAAAATTACCTATGTTTGGTACTATTGGCTCTTTGAATGTTTCTGTTGCTTGTGGCGCTTTCTTATATGAAGCTGTTAGACAAAGAAGCTAA
- a CDS encoding SusC/RagA family TonB-linked outer membrane protein, whose product MKLKFKGILVLFLALIAQLTFAQERAVSGTVSDNTGMPLPGVSVLVKGTKTGTQTDFDGKYTIKASSNQVLIFSYIGMKTQEVATTSSTVNVKLKDDSVELEGVVVTALGIKKEEKKLGYAVSKVSADEITKSGEQNVLQALAGKAAGVQIIGSGGTPGASSKIIIRGTNTITGTSDPLIVVDGIPIDNSTTQTSAGDNPFNANLSGINNSNRALDINPDDIESVTILKGPAAAALYGARAGNGVIIYTTKKGKNGKGLGIDYNNSLAIDKVSQLPARQNKYVQGNYDKAGVPQYASNTPQSWGPSAASLGLPTYDNPRNFFQEGITQTNNISIYGGDDKATFRASYGNVTQTGMIPETGLKRNTLRLSGDLKLSEKWKAGASMQYTHTTTTLAQNGSNASGVMLGLMRSPINYDLRNYKDEFGNNTNYFSGYDNPYFTVNENQATSDVNRVLGNIYLTYNHAKWLSLTAKGGIDTYSDARKQIYAVSSNGDDLGGIGEVAYNSITNKDYYGDLIASGLIPLNSESIKINYTAGLNLRSNQYLDIFSRGKGLSVPGVYNLGNATQLYASNVEENTISRALFAQVDFDIKDQLFISGTIRKEWASTYGDNVKSAVFPSGTASWIASNTFDWGNFVKFSYGYGEVGIAPAAYRTKSFYSKPSMTDGFTNGLSFPYNGINGMALAGRLSNPDLKPERVLGHDLGLSTKFLNNRLAIDVNLYYKTSKDLLIDVPLPQSSGFAAQYKNAAELVNKGIEVEIGYDIFKKSNPFQWNVNLNWAKNENEVTDISGGLPEISIETAFASIGYYAVKGQPLGSFYGTKWKRDENGQKIIGSNGLAVVADEVGNLGNSAPKWTGGIRNTFSYKRVTLSALLDIRHGGEVYNGTLARMHSIGVSEASADRERTYVIEGVKEDGTPNDKAITAQQYYQKYLGDGGGAAEEAVETVNWVRLRDATISYDLNVKQFPFVTAAQISLTGRNLWINTNYKGVDPETSLTGAGSRINGLDYFNNPGSKSFIMSLRVSF is encoded by the coding sequence ATGAAATTAAAGTTCAAAGGGATCTTAGTGCTATTCCTAGCACTAATTGCGCAACTAACTTTTGCACAAGAAAGAGCTGTTTCAGGTACTGTTTCTGACAATACAGGGATGCCATTACCAGGTGTTAGTGTATTAGTAAAAGGAACAAAAACGGGAACACAAACTGATTTTGATGGAAAATACACTATCAAAGCTTCATCGAATCAGGTATTAATTTTTAGCTACATTGGAATGAAAACCCAAGAAGTAGCTACAACGTCATCTACAGTTAATGTAAAATTAAAAGATGACTCAGTAGAACTAGAAGGCGTAGTTGTTACAGCTTTAGGAATTAAAAAAGAAGAGAAAAAACTTGGGTATGCAGTATCTAAAGTTTCTGCGGATGAAATTACTAAATCAGGTGAGCAAAATGTTCTTCAAGCATTAGCTGGTAAAGCTGCTGGAGTACAAATCATCGGATCTGGTGGAACTCCTGGTGCATCTAGTAAAATTATCATTAGAGGAACAAATACTATTACAGGTACAAGTGACCCTCTTATCGTAGTAGATGGTATTCCAATTGATAATTCTACAACTCAAACTAGTGCAGGTGACAACCCTTTTAATGCAAACTTATCAGGAATCAATAACTCAAACAGAGCATTAGACATTAATCCTGATGACATCGAAAGTGTTACTATTCTTAAAGGACCTGCTGCAGCTGCTTTATACGGAGCTAGAGCTGGTAACGGTGTTATTATTTACACTACTAAGAAAGGTAAAAACGGAAAAGGACTAGGTATTGATTACAATAATTCGTTAGCTATAGACAAAGTAAGTCAATTGCCTGCAAGACAAAACAAATATGTTCAAGGTAATTATGACAAAGCTGGAGTTCCTCAATATGCATCAAATACTCCACAAAGTTGGGGCCCATCGGCTGCATCATTAGGTCTTCCTACTTACGACAATCCACGTAATTTCTTTCAAGAAGGTATTACTCAAACTAATAATATTTCGATATACGGAGGAGATGACAAAGCTACCTTTAGAGCTTCTTATGGTAACGTTACGCAAACAGGGATGATTCCTGAAACAGGATTAAAAAGAAATACTCTTAGACTTTCAGGAGACTTAAAATTAAGCGAAAAATGGAAAGCGGGTGCTAGTATGCAATACACGCACACAACTACTACTTTAGCCCAAAACGGTAGTAATGCTTCTGGAGTTATGTTAGGTTTAATGCGTTCTCCTATTAATTATGACTTAAGAAACTACAAGGATGAGTTTGGAAATAACACCAACTATTTCTCTGGATATGACAATCCTTACTTTACTGTAAATGAAAATCAAGCAACAAGTGATGTAAATCGTGTTTTGGGTAACATCTACTTAACGTACAATCATGCAAAATGGTTATCATTAACAGCAAAAGGTGGTATTGATACTTACTCAGACGCACGTAAACAAATCTATGCTGTTTCATCAAATGGTGATGATTTAGGTGGGATTGGTGAAGTTGCTTACAATAGCATCACAAACAAAGATTACTATGGAGATTTAATAGCTTCAGGTTTAATACCATTAAACTCAGAATCGATAAAAATCAACTATACTGCGGGTCTTAACTTACGTTCTAATCAATATTTAGATATATTTTCAAGAGGTAAAGGTTTATCTGTACCAGGTGTATATAATTTGGGTAACGCAACTCAATTATACGCTTCTAACGTAGAAGAAAACACAATTTCTAGAGCTCTTTTTGCTCAAGTAGATTTTGACATCAAAGATCAACTTTTCATATCTGGTACAATCCGTAAGGAATGGGCATCTACATATGGTGACAATGTAAAAAGTGCTGTATTTCCTTCAGGAACGGCTTCTTGGATAGCATCAAATACCTTTGATTGGGGCAATTTCGTAAAATTTAGCTATGGATATGGAGAAGTAGGTATTGCGCCAGCAGCATATCGTACCAAAAGTTTTTACTCAAAACCATCCATGACTGATGGGTTCACAAATGGTTTAAGTTTTCCTTACAATGGAATAAATGGAATGGCTTTAGCTGGTCGTTTATCTAATCCTGATTTAAAACCAGAAAGAGTATTAGGTCACGATTTAGGATTAAGTACTAAATTTTTAAACAATCGTTTAGCGATAGATGTGAATTTATACTATAAAACATCTAAAGATTTATTAATTGATGTACCATTACCACAGTCATCTGGCTTTGCAGCACAATATAAAAATGCGGCTGAATTAGTTAACAAAGGTATTGAAGTAGAGATTGGCTACGATATATTTAAAAAAAGCAATCCATTTCAATGGAATGTTAATTTAAACTGGGCTAAAAACGAAAATGAAGTAACAGATATATCAGGTGGTTTACCTGAAATATCAATAGAAACTGCTTTTGCATCTATTGGATATTATGCTGTAAAAGGACAACCATTAGGAAGTTTTTACGGAACGAAATGGAAACGTGATGAAAATGGGCAAAAAATCATTGGAAGCAATGGATTAGCTGTCGTAGCTGATGAAGTAGGGAATTTAGGAAATTCAGCTCCAAAATGGACTGGTGGTATCAGAAATACTTTCTCTTACAAGAGAGTAACTTTGTCTGCTTTATTAGATATTAGACACGGAGGAGAAGTTTACAATGGTACACTAGCTAGAATGCACAGCATAGGTGTCTCTGAAGCCTCTGCAGATAGAGAAAGAACTTATGTCATAGAAGGTGTTAAAGAAGATGGAACTCCGAATGACAAAGCAATAACAGCCCAACAATATTATCAAAAATATCTTGGTGATGGTGGTGGAGCAGCAGAAGAGGCAGTAGAAACTGTAAACTGGGTTAGACTTCGTGATGCAACAATTAGCTATGATCTGAATGTAAAACAATTCCCATTCGTAACTGCGGCACAAATATCTCTAACAGGAAGAAACTTGTGGATAAATACAAACTACAAAGGAGTAGACCCTGAAACTAGCTTAACTGGTGCTGGATCTAGAATTAATGGATTAGACTATTTCAACAATCCTGGTAGTAAATCTTTCATAATGAGTCTACGCGTAAGCTTTTAA
- a CDS encoding SusD/RagB family nutrient-binding outer membrane lipoprotein: MKKYIKGIILTAFSITLLNSCQSELDEFNNNPNNPSVSTPSLLMAAMEVSTFSTHTSGLMRNTGIFTQHLAGTNIGQMGPIASYIVTEGDVNNEWNLIYGTTLMNGHILNRDFAKDYPYYNGIGQVLTAINLGYATDMWGDVPYDEAFRAEQGNKAPKYNTQQEIYTRLQTILDDAIINLAKPLASNEKVPEEDDMIFKGDTKKWIKVAYVLKARYALRLTAIEGNVAAQKALDYITLAGMTKNEDDANTLFTSESNSFNQWYAFEDTRDNYLKVGKYIVDYLKNNNDPRLSSMIALTKAPVPLPPGTIFIPEYIGNAPEDQSSVGTSYIGAAFASKDSPIGIVTYAEAKFIEAEARAILGQSGVQTALKDAVTASVTKITGTAPTAGFLATATADFTIANIIQQKYIALFLTMEPYNDYRRTGFPALVPNQDSNTKTIPVRLPTPSDERQYNPNATVVSNVTSHIWWDKN; the protein is encoded by the coding sequence ATGAAAAAATACATAAAAGGTATAATTCTAACAGCGTTTAGCATAACGTTACTAAACAGTTGTCAATCTGAATTAGATGAATTTAACAACAATCCTAATAACCCCTCAGTTAGTACCCCTTCTTTATTGATGGCTGCAATGGAAGTTTCAACATTTTCTACGCATACAAGTGGTTTAATGAGAAATACAGGCATTTTTACACAACATTTGGCGGGTACAAATATTGGGCAAATGGGACCAATCGCAAGTTATATTGTAACCGAAGGAGATGTAAACAATGAGTGGAACCTTATTTATGGTACTACTTTAATGAATGGACATATCTTAAATAGAGATTTTGCAAAAGACTATCCTTATTACAATGGAATAGGTCAGGTATTAACTGCTATAAATCTAGGATACGCTACAGATATGTGGGGAGATGTACCTTATGATGAAGCATTTCGTGCAGAACAAGGGAACAAAGCTCCTAAGTACAATACACAGCAAGAAATATACACCAGATTACAAACCATCTTAGATGATGCTATTATAAACTTAGCAAAACCCTTAGCTAGTAATGAAAAAGTACCTGAGGAGGACGATATGATTTTTAAAGGTGATACTAAAAAATGGATAAAAGTTGCTTACGTATTAAAAGCTAGATATGCTTTAAGACTGACTGCTATTGAAGGTAATGTTGCTGCTCAAAAAGCATTAGATTATATTACTCTAGCAGGTATGACTAAAAACGAAGATGATGCAAATACTTTGTTTACAAGTGAATCTAATAGTTTTAACCAATGGTATGCTTTTGAAGATACACGTGACAACTACTTAAAAGTGGGTAAATATATTGTTGATTATCTAAAAAACAACAATGACCCTAGACTATCAAGTATGATAGCCTTAACCAAAGCTCCAGTTCCTTTGCCACCGGGAACCATATTTATCCCAGAATATATAGGAAATGCACCTGAGGATCAATCATCTGTTGGAACTTCTTATATCGGAGCAGCATTTGCTAGTAAAGACTCTCCTATTGGAATTGTAACTTATGCGGAAGCAAAATTTATTGAGGCTGAAGCTAGAGCAATATTAGGACAATCAGGCGTACAAACTGCATTGAAAGATGCTGTAACTGCTTCTGTGACTAAGATTACTGGTACAGCTCCTACAGCAGGATTTTTAGCAACTGCAACTGCTGATTTTACTATTGCTAACATTATTCAACAGAAATATATTGCTCTATTTTTAACTATGGAGCCATATAATGATTATAGAAGAACAGGTTTTCCTGCGTTAGTTCCTAATCAAGATTCTAATACAAAAACTATACCTGTAAGACTACCTACTCCGTCTGATGAAAGACAATACAACCCAAACGCAACTGTGGTTAGTAATGTTACATCTCATATTTGGTGGGATAAAAACTAA
- a CDS encoding rhomboid family intramembrane serine protease yields the protein MENPFKFTNSVVILPLFSVLLLWIVYWLQIRYDFDFYEYGIFPRVFSGLQGIIFSPFIHADISHLYNNSIPLLVLLAALQFFYPKQTVPVILYGIFFSGLITWIIARPNYHIGASGLIYVLVSFIFFKGIQTQYYRLVALSLSVVLLYGGMIWYVFPEVDTSISWEGHLAGLITGFLISLKYKTPEYRKPILYDWQDPNFNPEEDAFMKHFDEQGNFVNLPEPEEIIVERESFFTSNLNVVYDFVEDDNATKTEKN from the coding sequence GTGGAAAATCCTTTTAAGTTTACCAATTCGGTTGTTATACTACCATTGTTTTCTGTATTGTTGTTATGGATTGTATATTGGTTACAAATACGGTATGATTTCGATTTTTACGAATACGGTATATTCCCTAGAGTATTTTCAGGTTTACAAGGAATCATATTTAGTCCTTTTATCCATGCAGATATAAGTCATCTGTATAATAATTCGATACCATTATTGGTTTTATTGGCAGCGCTTCAATTTTTTTATCCAAAGCAAACAGTTCCCGTAATTCTTTACGGAATATTCTTTTCGGGATTAATTACTTGGATCATTGCAAGACCCAATTATCATATAGGAGCAAGTGGCTTGATATATGTTTTGGTGAGTTTTATTTTTTTCAAAGGCATACAAACTCAATATTACCGATTAGTGGCTTTGTCGTTATCCGTTGTTTTGCTTTATGGAGGGATGATTTGGTATGTTTTTCCAGAAGTAGACACATCAATCTCTTGGGAAGGTCATTTGGCGGGATTGATAACAGGTTTCTTAATATCATTAAAATATAAAACACCCGAATATCGAAAACCTATTTTATACGATTGGCAAGATCCTAATTTCAATCCTGAAGAAGATGCTTTTATGAAACATTTTGATGAACAAGGTAATTTTGTTAATTTACCCGAACCAGAAGAGATTATTGTCGAGAGAGAATCTTTTTTTACCTCTAACTTAAATGTTGTTTATGATTTTGTAGAAGATGACAATGCTACAAAAACAGAAAAGAATTAA
- a CDS encoding replication-associated recombination protein A yields MEAPLAERIRPQKLEDYISQSHLVGPNGSLTQQIVKGIIPSLLFWGPPGTGKTTLAQIIAQESKRPFYILSAINSGVKDIRDVIEKAKQSGGLFTAKNPILFIDEIHRFSKSQQDSLLAAVEKGWITLIGATTENPSFEVIPALLSRCQVYILNAFTKSDLELLLHRAMKTDVILATKKIDLKETEALLRLSGGDGRKLLNIFELVINASPNDDIIITNDRVFELVQQNTVLYDKSGEQHYDIVSAFIKSIRGSDPNGAVYWLARMIEGGEDVKFIARRMLILSSEDIGNANPTAFIMANNTFQAVTTIGYPESRIILSQCAIYLATSPKSNASYLAIGNAQQLVKQTGDLPVPIHLRNAPTKLMKELGYGDDYKYSHDYANNFAEQEFLPDAVSETVLYNPGNNSRENSNREFLRNRWKDKYGY; encoded by the coding sequence ATGGAAGCACCATTAGCAGAACGCATACGACCACAGAAATTAGAGGACTATATTAGCCAAAGTCATTTGGTTGGACCAAATGGTTCTTTAACGCAACAAATAGTAAAAGGAATCATCCCGTCATTGTTATTTTGGGGACCTCCTGGAACAGGAAAAACGACTTTAGCTCAAATTATTGCACAGGAATCTAAACGTCCTTTTTATATACTGAGCGCTATTAATTCTGGGGTAAAAGATATTCGTGATGTTATTGAGAAAGCGAAACAAAGTGGGGGTTTATTTACTGCCAAAAATCCTATTTTGTTTATTGATGAGATTCATCGTTTTAGTAAATCGCAACAAGATTCGCTTCTTGCCGCTGTAGAAAAAGGATGGATTACTCTTATTGGAGCTACAACCGAAAATCCGAGTTTTGAAGTAATTCCTGCCTTATTATCAAGATGCCAAGTTTATATTTTGAATGCTTTTACAAAAAGTGATTTAGAATTATTATTACATCGCGCTATGAAAACCGATGTTATATTAGCTACTAAAAAAATTGATTTAAAAGAAACCGAAGCGCTATTGAGACTTTCTGGAGGTGACGGAAGGAAGTTGTTAAATATATTTGAACTAGTTATAAATGCATCACCAAATGATGATATAATTATTACTAATGATCGTGTGTTTGAACTGGTACAGCAAAACACGGTTTTGTATGACAAAAGTGGTGAACAACATTATGATATTGTTTCGGCTTTTATAAAATCAATTCGTGGAAGCGACCCTAACGGTGCTGTTTATTGGTTAGCAAGAATGATTGAAGGTGGTGAAGATGTAAAATTTATTGCTAGAAGAATGCTAATTCTATCTAGTGAAGATATTGGAAATGCAAACCCTACAGCATTTATTATGGCTAATAATACTTTTCAGGCTGTTACCACTATTGGTTATCCTGAAAGCAGAATAATACTAAGCCAATGCGCAATTTATCTCGCAACTTCGCCTAAAAGTAACGCTTCTTATCTGGCTATCGGTAATGCGCAACAACTTGTAAAACAAACTGGAGATTTACCTGTTCCTATACATTTGCGCAATGCCCCTACAAAATTAATGAAAGAACTGGGTTATGGAGATGATTATAAATATTCGCATGATTATGCAAATAACTTTGCCGAGCAGGAGTTTTTGCCCGATGCAGTATCTGAAACTGTATTATATAATCCCGGCAACAATTCTAGAGAGAATAGCAACCGGGAATTTTTGAGAAATCGCTGGAAAGACAAATACGGATACTAA
- a CDS encoding YjjG family noncanonical pyrimidine nucleotidase: protein MKNNTMITDIFFDLDHTLWDFDKNSELAFETILKESHPTININEFIEQYIPINQACWKLYQNDKISHIELRYNRLKHTFDALNYEISDKLIDEMSEEYIRILPDNNNLFDGAIEVLEYLKDKYKLHIITNGFADVQNRKITNSNIGSYFQTITNSEMAGVKKPNPIIFEYALNVANSKKENSIMIGDCLDADIQGALNAGIDAIFFNEKNVEAQQNIKQINHLLELKKYL, encoded by the coding sequence ATGAAAAACAATACCATGATTACCGACATTTTTTTTGATTTAGATCATACCCTTTGGGACTTTGATAAAAATTCAGAATTAGCATTTGAGACTATTTTAAAAGAAAGCCATCCAACAATCAACATTAATGAGTTTATAGAACAATATATTCCCATAAATCAAGCTTGTTGGAAATTATATCAAAACGATAAAATTTCGCATATAGAATTGCGTTATAATAGATTGAAGCATACTTTTGATGCTTTGAATTATGAGATTTCTGATAAATTAATTGATGAAATGTCTGAAGAGTATATTCGAATACTACCAGATAATAATAATCTTTTTGATGGTGCAATTGAGGTTTTAGAATATCTAAAAGATAAATATAAGTTACATATCATTACAAATGGATTTGCAGATGTTCAAAATCGAAAAATAACCAACTCAAATATAGGGTCTTATTTTCAAACGATTACAAATTCTGAGATGGCAGGGGTAAAGAAACCCAATCCTATTATTTTTGAATATGCCTTAAATGTTGCTAATTCTAAAAAAGAAAATAGTATTATGATTGGTGACTGTCTAGATGCGGATATTCAAGGTGCATTAAATGCAGGAATAGATGCAATTTTCTTTAATGAAAAGAATGTTGAAGCACAACAAAATATAAAACAAATTAATCATTTATTAGAACTTAAAAAATATTTATAA
- the radC gene encoding DNA repair protein RadC yields the protein MKLTHLPITVWSEDDKPREKLILKGKDALSDAELIAILIGSGSRNESAVDLSKRILSSVDNNLNSLGKLSLAQLITFKGIGSAKAVSIIAATELGRRRRVEDIGELTMITSSKRVFEIMLPIIGELPHEEFWVLFLNNSNNIILKSQLSKGGISGTIVDVRLVFKLALENGATGLILCHNHPSGVLKPSEADKQITNKLKRAGDSLDVKVLDHLIITESKYYSFVDEGIF from the coding sequence ATGAAACTAACACATTTGCCTATTACAGTTTGGTCCGAGGATGATAAGCCTCGTGAAAAACTGATTCTCAAAGGGAAAGATGCTTTGAGTGATGCAGAATTAATAGCTATTTTAATTGGTTCAGGAAGCAGAAATGAATCTGCTGTTGATTTGAGTAAAAGAATTCTTTCTAGTGTAGATAACAATTTGAATTCGCTAGGCAAATTGTCTCTTGCGCAATTAATTACTTTTAAAGGGATAGGGAGTGCAAAAGCAGTCTCGATTATTGCCGCGACAGAGTTAGGACGACGCAGAAGAGTGGAGGACATTGGAGAGTTAACGATGATCACATCTAGCAAAAGAGTTTTTGAAATCATGCTCCCAATTATTGGAGAGTTACCGCATGAGGAATTTTGGGTTTTATTTTTAAATAATTCAAACAATATTATCTTAAAATCACAATTAAGTAAAGGAGGAATTTCGGGTACTATTGTAGATGTGCGATTGGTTTTTAAATTAGCACTCGAAAATGGTGCTACTGGTTTAATCTTATGCCATAATCATCCTTCGGGAGTTTTGAAGCCAAGTGAAGCAGATAAGCAAATTACAAATAAATTAAAACGTGCAGGGGATAGTTTAGATGTTAAAGTTTTAGATCATTTGATTATAACTGAGTCAAAATATTATAGTTTTGTAGATGAAGGAATTTTTTAA